From Ignatzschineria sp. RMDPL8A, a single genomic window includes:
- a CDS encoding divalent metal cation transporter, which produces MNTIKERRSAIIGAVFLMGLSAIGPGFLTQTTTFTDQLGSSFAFVILISIILDLGAQLNIWRIITVSNMRGQDIANKVIPGLGYFVSFLVVIGGLAFNIGNVAGAGLGINVFTGVSVEVGAMISAAIAIGIFMFKEAGRIMDKFVQYAGILMIFLTLYVVFKSSPPVGEAAYRSFIPESFDSGTILAIVTLVGGTVGGYITFAGAHRLLDAGVHGKEALSDVSKSSLMGIGVTAIMRVILFLAVLGVISQGYKLAAGNPVASVFEHAAGKTGHLIFGVIMWAAAVTSVIGAAYTSVTFLRIFSPKVAQHQNRFIIAFIFISTVVFVSVGRPVEILILVGALNGLILPLTLGPILIAAYKKEVVGDYKHPMWQTIFGAIVVAIMTALSIQTLYKYFIG; this is translated from the coding sequence ATGAATACGATTAAAGAGAGACGGAGTGCTATTATTGGTGCGGTATTCCTCATGGGGTTATCTGCTATTGGTCCCGGATTTTTAACTCAAACGACTACTTTCACCGATCAATTAGGTTCAAGTTTCGCATTTGTGATTCTTATCTCGATTATTTTGGATTTAGGCGCACAGCTCAATATTTGGCGTATTATTACCGTCTCCAATATGCGAGGCCAAGATATTGCCAATAAAGTCATACCTGGCCTTGGCTATTTTGTCTCATTTTTAGTGGTGATTGGCGGATTAGCCTTTAATATTGGTAACGTCGCCGGGGCAGGCCTTGGAATTAATGTATTTACCGGTGTATCCGTTGAGGTAGGCGCTATGATTAGCGCCGCTATTGCAATTGGAATCTTTATGTTTAAGGAAGCCGGACGCATTATGGATAAATTTGTTCAATATGCCGGAATCTTAATGATTTTTTTAACGCTATACGTTGTGTTTAAATCCTCTCCCCCCGTTGGAGAAGCTGCGTATCGCTCTTTTATCCCTGAATCCTTTGACTCAGGCACAATCCTTGCAATTGTCACGTTAGTGGGTGGAACAGTCGGTGGCTATATCACCTTTGCTGGTGCACACCGATTGCTTGATGCAGGTGTTCATGGTAAAGAAGCTCTTTCAGATGTCTCTAAAAGCTCTTTGATGGGAATTGGCGTTACGGCCATTATGCGTGTCATTTTATTCCTTGCAGTGCTTGGCGTTATATCACAAGGCTATAAACTTGCCGCAGGAAATCCTGTCGCTTCAGTATTTGAGCATGCCGCCGGAAAAACAGGTCATCTGATTTTTGGGGTGATCATGTGGGCAGCTGCAGTTACCTCTGTGATTGGCGCGGCGTATACCTCGGTAACGTTCCTGCGTATCTTTAGCCCCAAAGTCGCACAACATCAAAATCGTTTTATCATTGCATTTATCTTCATTTCAACGGTAGTCTTTGTGAGCGTTGGTCGTCCTGTCGAGATATTAATCTTAGTCGGTGCACTCAATGGCCTGATTTTACCTCTCACATTAGGCCCAATCTTAATCGCCGCATATAAAAAAGAAGTCGTCGGTGACTACAAACATCCCATGTGGCAAACCATTTTTGGCGCCATTGTTGTAGCCATTATGACTGCATTAAGCATTCAAACACTATATAAATATTTTATTGGGTAA
- a CDS encoding LamB/YcsF family protein, with amino-acid sequence MNNQSALKIDLNCDLGESFGPWKMGNDAAILPLISSANIACGFHAGDPTIMHQTVKLALENNVAIGAHPSLPDLQGFGRRNLAITPEEAYDLIIYQVGALKGFLEAIGGKLHHVKPHGALYQMAARDKTLALSIAHAIADISKGEAIFYGLAGSCMIEAGREADIPVASEVFADRTYQKDGNLTSRREANALIIDPEIALKQVLQMIQEKSVTTTCGEIISLEADTLCIHGDGITALEFAKAIHKSLHSHHISITSAI; translated from the coding sequence ATGAATAATCAATCCGCTCTTAAAATCGATTTAAACTGCGATTTAGGAGAGAGCTTTGGCCCATGGAAGATGGGAAATGATGCAGCTATTTTACCGCTGATCAGCTCTGCAAATATCGCCTGTGGCTTTCACGCTGGTGACCCGACGATTATGCATCAAACCGTTAAACTGGCTTTAGAAAATAATGTGGCAATTGGCGCGCACCCTTCTCTGCCTGATCTACAAGGATTTGGACGTCGCAATCTTGCAATTACCCCTGAGGAGGCTTACGACTTGATTATTTACCAAGTAGGTGCGCTAAAAGGTTTCTTAGAGGCAATCGGCGGAAAATTGCATCATGTTAAACCTCATGGTGCGCTCTATCAAATGGCGGCACGCGATAAAACGCTTGCCCTATCGATCGCACACGCTATTGCGGATATTTCAAAAGGAGAGGCTATTTTTTACGGCTTAGCGGGAAGTTGCATGATCGAGGCGGGCCGTGAAGCAGATATTCCGGTTGCAAGCGAGGTCTTTGCGGATCGAACCTATCAAAAAGATGGTAATCTCACCTCTAGACGCGAAGCAAATGCATTGATTATTGACCCTGAAATCGCGCTCAAACAAGTCTTACAGATGATTCAAGAGAAAAGTGTAACAACGACCTGTGGAGAAATCATTTCACTAGAAGCCGATACACTTTGCATTCATGGTGATGGCATAACCGCTCTTGAGTTTGCTAAAGCAATTCATAAATCACTTCATTCACACCATATTTCCATCACATCTGCCATTTAA
- a CDS encoding biotin-dependent carboxyltransferase family protein, which produces MMEVIKAGLSSTIQDYGRFSHAHLGAGKAGAIDGVSLHLANRLVGNPGNTAALEMVILTPVKVRFHRNCWIAVTGSNCAININDRAQGWHGWRIHIKKGETVELKPTHNSGMYCYLAVSGGFDTPRIMDSYSTDIKNHLGGHKKDGSTLSDGDLIPIAKEQPVITHAIGVRAFNRTFISTTISVLKGPEYDQFSEDSRRVFWAELWRISNNSNRMGTRLEGAILTRDITTDMRSQGVFEGVIQVPPNGQPLILAAECQSTGGYPRIAVIPQAELWKLAYIATRQRVRFKLIDDAEANRRLQVQQQYLNTVESMLQLSKTAFGGYYE; this is translated from the coding sequence ATGATGGAAGTCATTAAAGCAGGACTCAGTAGCACAATCCAAGATTATGGCCGTTTTTCTCACGCCCATCTAGGGGCTGGAAAAGCAGGCGCAATTGATGGTGTATCACTGCATTTAGCCAATCGTTTAGTCGGTAACCCTGGAAACACTGCAGCCCTTGAAATGGTTATTTTAACGCCGGTGAAGGTTCGATTTCATCGCAACTGCTGGATTGCCGTAACCGGCTCAAACTGCGCCATTAATATCAATGATCGAGCACAAGGGTGGCACGGATGGCGCATTCATATAAAAAAAGGAGAGACCGTTGAATTAAAACCAACGCATAATTCCGGTATGTATTGCTATCTCGCTGTCTCTGGAGGATTTGATACGCCACGGATAATGGATTCTTACAGTACCGATATTAAAAATCACCTCGGCGGACACAAAAAAGATGGTTCTACATTAAGTGATGGGGATTTGATTCCTATTGCAAAAGAGCAGCCCGTTATTACGCACGCAATTGGGGTTCGTGCATTTAATCGCACCTTTATTAGTACAACCATTTCAGTACTTAAAGGCCCTGAATATGATCAATTTTCAGAGGATTCTCGCCGAGTATTTTGGGCAGAGCTATGGCGTATTAGCAATAATAGCAATCGAATGGGGACACGATTAGAAGGCGCTATTCTTACGCGAGATATCACCACTGACATGCGCTCGCAAGGCGTTTTTGAAGGTGTCATTCAAGTTCCGCCAAATGGGCAACCGCTCATTCTTGCTGCAGAGTGTCAAAGCACCGGTGGATACCCTAGAATTGCTGTCATCCCTCAAGCTGAACTTTGGAAACTCGCTTACATTGCAACGCGCCAACGCGTGCGTTTTAAATTAATTGATGATGCTGAGGCAAATCGTCGCTTGCAAGTTCAACAACAATACCTTAATACTGTTGAATCTATGTTACAACTCTCAAAAACAGCCTTTGGAGGATATTATGAATAA